From the genome of Geminocystis herdmanii PCC 6308, one region includes:
- a CDS encoding Rpn family recombination-promoting nuclease/putative transposase, with translation MRTDTIFYQLFLIFPNLLFELLNQPPVEGYQFSSREIKELARRFDGIFLPPEGEIDRVIYFVEVQFQEKQDFWWRFLTEIFVYLGQYQPDNDWQGVALFSTRKLDAGLPRQYQSLFDNGQIKIFYLDELEISETSSIELEIISLIVGKDSEAIPKAKKAVTKSQEIIDNANEQRKILELIQTVLVYKLNQLTREEIEAMFTLDDLKQTRYFQDVAADAKLEGIKEGIQEGIQEGIEKEISLVIRLLKRKLGNLSPDLELKIRNLSLETLEDLGEALLDFSSSQDLITWLNSH, from the coding sequence TTGCGCACAGACACCATCTTTTACCAGCTATTTCTGATTTTCCCTAATCTACTGTTTGAATTACTCAATCAACCTCCTGTGGAAGGTTATCAATTTTCCTCTAGGGAAATAAAAGAATTAGCCAGACGCTTTGACGGTATTTTTTTACCCCCAGAGGGAGAAATCGATCGAGTAATTTACTTTGTAGAAGTCCAATTTCAAGAAAAACAAGACTTTTGGTGGCGTTTTTTGACAGAAATCTTTGTTTATTTGGGGCAATATCAACCTGACAACGATTGGCAAGGTGTAGCTTTGTTTTCTACCCGAAAACTAGATGCTGGTTTACCACGTCAATATCAAAGTTTATTTGATAATGGACAAATCAAAATTTTCTATTTAGATGAATTGGAAATCTCTGAAACATCATCCATTGAATTAGAAATTATCTCCTTAATTGTAGGAAAAGATAGTGAGGCAATTCCCAAAGCAAAAAAAGCCGTAACTAAAAGTCAGGAAATCATTGATAATGCCAATGAACAAAGAAAAATCTTAGAATTGATACAAACAGTCTTAGTCTATAAACTCAATCAACTAACAAGGGAGGAAATCGAAGCCATGTTTACTTTAGATGATTTAAAACAAACTCGATATTTTCAAGATGTGGCAGCAGATGCCAAACTCGAAGGTATCAAAGAAGGTATCCAAGAAGGTATCCAAGAGGGTATTGAGAAAGAAATTAGCTTAGTTATTCGTTTACTGAAGCGAAAATTAGGTAATTTATCTCCCGATTTAGAGTTAAAAATTCGCAATTTATCTTTAGAAACCTTAGAAGATTTGGGGGAAGCGTTATTAGATTTTTCTTCGTCACAAGATTTAATTACTTGGCTTAATTCTCATTAG
- the psaC gene encoding photosystem I iron-sulfur center protein PsaC, translated as MSHSVKIYDTCIGCTQCVRACPLDVLEMVPWDGCKAGQIASSPRTEDCVGCKRCETACPTDFLSIRVYLGAETTRSMGLAY; from the coding sequence ATGTCCCATAGTGTAAAAATTTACGATACCTGTATTGGCTGTACCCAGTGTGTTCGTGCTTGTCCTCTTGATGTACTAGAGATGGTACCTTGGGATGGTTGTAAAGCTGGACAAATTGCCTCATCTCCCCGTACAGAAGACTGTGTAGGTTGCAAACGTTGTGAAACTGCTTGTCCTACCGACTTTTTGAGTATCCGTGTTTATTTAGGTGCGGAAACTACTCGCAGTATGGGTCTAGCTTATTAG
- a CDS encoding CobW family GTP-binding protein, whose translation MFTQTNQKTVPVTVLTGYLGAGKTTLLNHILTYEHGKKVAVIVNEFGEVGIDNQLVISADEEIFEMNNGCICCTVRGDLMRIIGNLLKRRDKFDHLVIETTGLADPAPVIQTFFVDEDLKSELLLDAVVTVVDTKHIHQHWDAEEAQEQIAFADIILLNKTDLVSVEELEDLERRIRDMNAIAKIYRTQNANISMDSILGVRSFDLQKALEIDPNFLAEDAHEHDESVYSVAIVESGKVDLDKLHSWMTELLRTQGTDIFRMKGILNAEDIKERVVFQGVHMLFDVTLDRPWKTEETPKNELIFIGRNLDEKQLKEDFRGCLIEVAS comes from the coding sequence ATGTTTACTCAAACTAATCAAAAAACAGTACCCGTAACGGTTTTAACTGGTTATTTAGGTGCAGGAAAAACTACTTTACTTAATCATATCCTTACCTATGAACACGGCAAAAAAGTTGCTGTTATTGTCAATGAATTTGGAGAGGTTGGCATTGATAATCAATTAGTAATTTCTGCTGATGAAGAAATTTTCGAGATGAATAACGGTTGTATCTGTTGTACCGTTAGGGGAGATTTAATGCGCATCATTGGTAATTTACTCAAAAGACGAGACAAATTTGATCACCTTGTGATTGAAACTACAGGATTAGCTGATCCTGCTCCTGTAATACAAACTTTTTTTGTGGATGAAGATTTGAAGTCAGAGTTACTTTTAGATGCGGTGGTGACGGTGGTTGATACTAAACATATTCATCAACATTGGGATGCTGAGGAGGCACAAGAACAAATTGCTTTTGCTGATATTATTTTACTGAATAAAACCGATTTAGTAAGCGTTGAGGAGTTAGAAGACTTAGAAAGACGTATTCGAGATATGAATGCCATCGCTAAAATTTATCGTACTCAGAATGCTAATATTAGTATGGATAGTATTTTAGGAGTTCGATCGTTCGATTTACAAAAAGCCTTAGAAATTGATCCTAATTTCCTTGCTGAAGATGCTCACGAACACGATGAATCAGTGTATTCTGTGGCTATTGTAGAGTCTGGAAAAGTTGATTTAGATAAGTTGCACAGTTGGATGACAGAATTATTGCGCACTCAAGGTACAGATATTTTTCGCATGAAAGGCATTTTAAATGCAGAAGACATTAAGGAAAGAGTAGTTTTTCAAGGGGTACATATGTTGTTTGATGTAACGCTCGATCGACCTTGGAAAACAGAAGAAACTCCTAAAAATGAATTAATATTTATCGGGCGTAATTTAGATGAAAAGCAGTTAAAAGAGGATTTTAGAGGGTGTCTAATAGAGGTTGCCTCATAG